A section of the Arabiibacter massiliensis genome encodes:
- a CDS encoding RNA polymerase sigma factor: MDPQSETEGADIEAAIGRWGPTVLRLATSRMGNAADAEDVYQTVFLRLFQSRMRFRDEEHQKAWLLRVTSNCCNDAHRAAWRRRRASVDELAPEEWGRPAEPEPAADGELDRLEAALARLTDKQRAAVHLHYYEGYSTDEIARITGERPATVRSHLHRARKALRIDLGERS, from the coding sequence ATGGACCCACAGAGCGAAACGGAAGGCGCGGACATCGAAGCCGCCATCGGCCGCTGGGGCCCCACGGTGCTGAGGCTGGCCACCTCGCGCATGGGCAACGCGGCCGACGCCGAGGACGTGTACCAGACCGTGTTTTTGCGGCTGTTCCAGTCGCGCATGCGCTTTCGCGACGAGGAGCACCAGAAGGCGTGGCTTCTGCGCGTGACCTCGAACTGCTGCAACGACGCGCATCGCGCGGCCTGGCGGCGTCGGCGGGCGTCGGTCGACGAGCTGGCCCCCGAGGAATGGGGGCGCCCGGCCGAGCCCGAACCCGCGGCTGACGGGGAGCTCGACCGGCTGGAAGCCGCGCTCGCCCGCCTCACCGACAAGCAGCGGGCCGCCGTGCACCTGCACTACTACGAGGGCTACTCGACCGACGAGATCGCGCGGATCACCGGCGAGCGGCCCGCCACCGTCCGATCCCATCTCCACCGCGCACGCAAGGCCCTTCGCATCGATTTAGGAGAACGCTCATGA
- a CDS encoding patatin family protein, translated as MSPACPAYHPKSARVGVVDVGGGLRGVFGAGVLDRCLDEGVAFGYCLGVSAGSGNMVAYLAGQRGRNRLFYTVYPRRKEYMSVRNLVRKGSYLDLDYVYSVLSNSDGEYPLDYDALLANPSSLTVVATDAADGTPVYFRKSDLKRDDFGILKASSGIPVACRPCRWEGRVYFDGGIADPVPVERALSDGCERVVVILTRPRDYVRSFKRDRLACRLLSARFPRTAEALRLRALRYNLSVARAKELEREGRALIVAPDDCCGVDTLTRDPESLERLYEKGYRAAEAALAFAAG; from the coding sequence ATGAGCCCAGCCTGCCCTGCATACCATCCCAAAAGCGCGCGCGTCGGGGTCGTCGACGTAGGCGGCGGCCTGCGCGGCGTGTTCGGCGCCGGGGTGCTCGACCGCTGCCTCGACGAGGGCGTCGCGTTCGGCTACTGCCTGGGCGTGTCGGCCGGCAGCGGCAACATGGTGGCCTACCTGGCGGGCCAGCGCGGGCGCAACCGCCTGTTCTACACGGTGTACCCGCGCCGCAAGGAGTACATGAGCGTGCGCAACCTCGTGCGCAAGGGCTCCTACCTCGACCTCGATTACGTGTATTCGGTGCTCTCGAACTCCGACGGCGAGTACCCGCTCGACTACGACGCGCTGCTCGCGAACCCGTCCTCGCTCACCGTGGTGGCCACCGACGCGGCCGACGGCACGCCGGTGTACTTCCGCAAAAGCGACCTCAAGCGCGACGACTTCGGCATCCTCAAGGCCTCGAGCGGCATCCCCGTTGCGTGCCGGCCGTGCCGCTGGGAGGGGCGCGTGTACTTCGACGGCGGCATCGCCGACCCGGTGCCGGTGGAGCGCGCGCTGTCCGACGGCTGCGAGCGCGTCGTGGTCATCCTCACGCGGCCGCGCGACTACGTGCGCTCCTTCAAGCGCGACCGCCTGGCGTGCCGGCTGCTCTCCGCGCGGTTCCCCCGCACCGCCGAGGCGCTGCGCCTGCGCGCGCTGCGCTACAACCTGTCCGTCGCGCGCGCCAAGGAGCTGGAACGGGAGGGCCGCGCGCTCATCGTGGCGCCCGACGACTGCTGCGGCGTGGACACGCTCACGCGGGACCCCGAGAGCCTCGAGCGCCTCTACGAGAAAGGCTACCGCGCCGCCGAGGCCGCCCTCGCGTTCGCGGCGGGGTAG